A stretch of Oreochromis aureus strain Israel breed Guangdong linkage group 11, ZZ_aureus, whole genome shotgun sequence DNA encodes these proteins:
- the rad54b gene encoding DNA repair and recombination protein RAD54B, with protein sequence MRRSGAPSKLLGNAVKKPRFVPPGACTSLSVAESKPLTPKLGLGNALDKVQRSLATPGASKTEFNVQPEAAPALSKVLARVLSATESKENEAETKHQNPGLGASAEDYKPAGVNDGPPGSPQTPQPPAGSDSGCSQDGARYFSVVWCKASKKKHKRWEGDAVLVTRGRTVTLKDMEGKDIGKGSGYKVSELASLSEGETLTIGGKEVEVMGVISAEDFAKGRCFQEVQTERAELNTKSAPPPSCRLAFKPFCPPTMLGGAGHRETKPEEEQTRRPRHDPLAPGALVMPRPSANHQWLNNKSGLPVVDVVLDPHLTTHLRPHQRDGLLFLYECVMGMRAAGCYGAILADEMGLGKTLQSVALSWTLLKQGPYGGRPVAKRVLVVTPGSLVQNWAAEFNKWLGRERISVFTVDQDHRIEQFVLSPLHSVLVISYEMLLRCLEQVQKVDFGLIICDEGHRLKNSNIKTSSALSSLECNRRVILTGTPVQNDLQEFYAIIEFVNSGILGSSTAYRKVYEEPILRSRQPSCTEEERVLGEERAAELSRLTGMFILRRTQEIINRYLPPRLDWTLFCEPSPLQRELYKHLLCHRVFRACLQGSTQTHTHLACITALKKLCNHPGLLHVTVKERTDAGSVESSLYEGLADLFPESYSSGGFTIADSGKLLVLSDLLATIRQLSSSDRVVVVSNYTQTLNLLQDLCVHMGYTFCRLDGNTPTNQRQRLVDSFNSPYSQNFLFLLSSKAGGVGLNLIGASHLVLYDIDWNPANDIQAMARVWRDGQKKTVHIYRLLTAGTIEERIFQRQVSKQGLSGTVVDMGKGAEHTSFSTSDLRDLFSLTETPCLTHDLLNCGCSMDGTLSAVTEEEEPVSERPCQLGRQGDRKGAAQKHLSMSELMQWRHFSGDTHSFSDPYLDHARNNITFAFQTTISHATQ encoded by the exons ATGCGGCGCTCTGGAGCTCCCAGCAAGCTCTTGGGTAATGCAGTGAAAAAGCCTCGATTTGTGCCACCTGGTGCATGTACTTCACTTTCTGTGGCTGAATCCAAGCCTCTGACCCCCAAACTTGGTTTAGGCAATGCACTGGATaaa GTCCAGAGAAGCCTTGCAACACCAGGTGCAAGTAAAACAGAGTTTAACGTCCAGCCCGAAGCTGCCCCAGCCTTGTCAAAGGTTCTGGCTCGTGTTCTCAGTGCAACTGAGAGTAAGGAAAATGAGGCTGAGACAAAGCATCAGAACCCTGGATTAGGAGCCTCTGCCGAAGACTATAAACCAgcag GAGTGAATGATGGCCCTCCTGGGTCTCCCCaaacccctcagcctcctgcagGCTCAGACTCTGGCTGCAGTCAAGACGGGGCGCGTTACTTTAGTGTGGTGTGGTGTAAGGCCAGCAAGAAGAAACATAAGCGCTGGGAGGGAGACGCAGTGCTGGTGACAAGAGGGCGCACAGTCACTCTTAAAGATATGGAGGGGAAGGATATCGGAAAGG GTAGTGGCTACAAGGTGTCGGAGCTGGCCTCGCTCTCCGAGGGAGAGACTCTCACGATTGGTGGGAAAGAGGTGGAGGTGATGGGGGTCATTTCTGCTGAGGACTTTGCCAAGGGGCGCTGTTTCCAGGAGGTCCAAACAGAGCGAGCGGAGTTAAACACAAAGTCTGCTCCACCACCCTCCTGCCGCTTGGCATTCAAACCCTTTTGCCCTCCAACAATGCTGGGTGGAGCGGGCCACAGAGAAACAAAACCAGAGGAGGAACAAACCCGCAGACCTCGCCATGACCCACTCGCTCCAG GTGCACTGGTGATGCCTCGCCCTTCTGCCAAccaccagtggttaaataacaAGTCAGGGCTTCCTGTGGTCGATGTTGTGCTTGACCCACACCTGACCACACACCTGCGACCGCACCAGAGGGATGGCCTGCTCTTCCTCTACGAGTGTGTCATGGGCATGAG AGCTGCAGGTTGCTACGGTGCGATCCTGGCTGATGAAATGGGTCTGGGAAAGACTCTCCAGAGCGTGGCGCTGTCTTGGACGTTGCTGAAGCAGGGACCTTATGGTGGGAGGCCAGTTGCTAAGCGTGTGCTTGTGGTTACACCTGGCAGCCTGGTACAGAACTGGGCTGCAGAATTCAACAAGTGGCTGGGCCGTGAGAGGATCAGCGTTTTCACTGTGGATCAG GACCACAGGATAGAGCAGTTTGTTTTGTCCCCACTGCACAGTGTTCTTGTGATAAGCTATGAAATGCTGCTGCGCTGCCTGGAGCAG GTCCAGAAAGTTGATTTTGGTCTTATAATCTGTGATGAGGGTCACAGATTAAAGAATAGCAACATCAAAACATCATCAGCCCTCAGCAGCCTCGAGTGTAATCGCAGAGTCATACTTACAG GCACTCCAGTTCAAAACGACCTGCAGGAGTTCTACGCCATCATTGAGTTTGTGAACTCTGGGATTCTGGGCTCATCGACTGCTTATAGAAAAGTATACGAGGAACCAATCCTGCGCTCGAGACAGCCCTCATGCACAGAG GAGGAGAGAGTTTTGGGAGAGGAGCGAGCGGCCGAGCTCTCTCGTCTGACCGGCATGTTCATCTTGAGGCGGACGCAGGAAATCATCAACCGCTACCTGCCTCCTCGCCTCGACTGGACGTTGTTCTGCGAGCCGTCCCCTCTGCAACGAGAGCTGTACAAGCACCTCCTCTGCCACAGAGTCTTCAGGGCCTGCCTTCAGGGCTCCACTCAAACCCACACACATCTGGCTTGCATCACCGCACTGAAAAAGCTCTGTAATCACCCCGGACTGCTCCACGTCACCGTTAAG GAGAGGACAGATGCTGGCTCTGTGGAGAGTTCATTATATGAGGGTCTGGCAGATCTCTTCCCAGAATCCTATTCTTCAGGAGGATTCACCATAGCTGATTCTGGAAAACTGCTGGTTCTTTCGGACCTGCTTGCCACCATTAGACAGCTGAGCTCTTCAGACAG GGTGGTCGTAGTGTCAAACTACACTCAGACGCTAAACTTGCTCCAGGACCTGTGTGTACACATGGGCTACACCTTCTGTCGGCTGGACGGAAATACCCCCACGAACCAGAGGCAGCGACTGGTCGACAGTTTCAACAGTCCCTATTCTCagaacttcctgtttctgctgagCTCTAAAGCAGGTGGGGTTGGGCTTAATCTCATTGGCGCTTCCCACCTGGTGCTGTACGACATCGACTGGAACCCTGCCAATGACATTCAG GCCATGGCTCGGGTGTGGAGAGATGGACAGAAGAAGACTGTGCACATCTACCGTCTTCTCACTGCAG GCACCATTGAGGAGCGTATATTTCAGCGACAGGTGTCCAAACAGGGACTCTCTGGAACCGTGGTTGACATGGGGAAAGGGGCAGAGCACACAAGTTTCTCCACCAGTGATCTGCGAGATCTTTTCAGCCTGACGGAGACGCCCTGCCTGACTCATGACCTGCTGAACTGTGGCTGCAGCATGGACGGCACACTCAGCG ctgtcacagaggaagaggagccgGTTTCCGAGAGGCCCTGCCAGCTCGGTCGTCAAGGTGACCGTAAGGGGGCGGCACAGAAGCATCTCAGCATGTCCGAGCTCATGCAGTGGAGACATTTCTCCGGTGACACACACTCCTTCTCCGACCCCTACCTCGATCACGCGCGAAACAACATCACTTTCGCCTTCCAGACCACCATCTCTCACGCAACCCAGTAA
- the LOC116331316 gene encoding fibrinogen silencer-binding protein, whose protein sequence is MASSSVFLSSMVGKARSSNFTLSEKLDLLKLVRPHIRILEEHTNKHAVIVDKNKCWDTVAEQYNALGGDRPHRTAQGLRTLYKRLKESAKQEVMQRRHAQPEYRASISEPTRRIMEMIPHLFHHVPIHEKDQALRRLIYSKHNSPIEHPGSSSSLAGLQDYSASVPSIPHEVVQLDAEEDVKPPPDLPILPSHTGPRLEGGQEREGEQDLGSIHDYEASLSPAPSSNIPLSTSPLPLRHELYPNDIYPHHEPDRFRPLHLAKEEHELVLANHRKVALYLEEKREGLKRKQELEEELLRAKIKVEKLKAARLRHGLPVSL, encoded by the exons ATGGCATCcagctctgtgtttttgtccagtATGGTGGGTAAAGCCCGCTCCTCCAACTTCACCCTCTCTGAGAAGCTGGACCTGTTGAAGCTGGTCCGGCCTCACATCCGAATCCTGGAGGAGCACACCAACAAGCACGCGGTCATCGTGGACAAGAACAAGTGCTGGGACACTGTTGCTGAACAGTACAATGCCCTGGGAGGAGACAGACCCCATCGCACAGCTCAGGGCCTCCGGACCCTCTACAAGAGACTGAAGGAGTCAGCCAAGCAGGAAGTGATGCAGAGGAGACACGCCCAGCCAGAGTACAGAGCAAGCATCTCCGAGCCAACCAGGAGAATTATGGAGATGATCCCTCACCTGTTTCACCACGTGCCCATCCACGAAAAGGACCAGGCGCTGCGCAG ATTAATATACAGCAAGCACAACTCTCCCATCGAACATCCTGGCAGCAGCTCCTCTCTGGCTGGACTTCAGGATTACTCCGCATCTGTCCCAAGTATCCCCCATGAGGTGGTCCAGCTGGACGCTGAAGAGGATGTAAAACCACCGCCAGACCTTCCCATCCTCCCATCGCACACAGGACCACGGCTGGAAGGGGGCCAGGAGCGAGAGGGAGAGCAGGACTTGGGCAGCATCCATGATTATGAAGCGTCGTTATCGCCGGCTCCTTCCTCCAACATCCCTCTTTCCACCTCGCCGCTGCCCTTACGCCATGAGCTCTACCCCAACGACATCTACCCTCACCATGAGCCGGACAGGTTTCGGCCTCTGCACCTGGCCAAAGAGGAGCACGAGCTGGTGCTGGCCAATCACAGGAAGGTGGCCCTGTACCTGGAGGAGAAGAGAGAGGGGCTGAAGAGGAAGCAGGAACTGGAGGAGGAACTGCTGCGAGCCAAGATCAAAGTGGAGAAACTGAAGGCAGCCCGACTGAGACACGGACTGCCCGTTTCTCTATAA
- the rnf41l gene encoding RING finger protein 151, with the protein MGYDLERFVGYVNEGLLCCVCRDVLERPLQAPCEHAYCSSCISTWLVHHHSCPEDRLPLDVGSLKPLYRYMRNDLNRLQIRCVNAAQGCEVVCSLESLHSHEDECEFAFISCANTGCPVQVERRGLEAHLSECSFRSRECPNGCGHTLLSIDQSQHNCVAELRTEVEMLRVEMLCKVEEVRREMESRLDSQRRHMVQKESQLKNEVEELKGQLSRVMCDMRALLGAERLRRQELAEAELEKRELLELLRDLQPTRSQNPTEQTARDQHQGEAQTSGWELHTEPTRQQQREASSHASSLSLHSAQASHASGPPPSPQLGEGGRKGGTRSLTLDCIKKKSREVTVI; encoded by the exons atGGGCTATGATCTGGAGAGGTTTGTAGGTTACGTGAATGAGGGTCTACTGTGCTGTGTATGTCGAGACGTGCTGGAGCGCCCCCTCCAGGCACCCTGTGAACATGCTTACTGCAGCTCCTGCATCAGCACCTGGCTGGTCCATCACCACTCCTGTCCTGAGGACAGACTGCCACTGGATGTGGGTAGCCTCAAACCACTGTACAG GTACATGCGTAATGATCTGAACCGTCTGCAGATCCGCTGTGTGAATGCAGCACAGGGGTGTGAGGTGGTCTGCTCCCTGGAGAGCCTCCACTCACACGAGGACGAGTGCGAGTTTGCCTTCATATCCTGCGCTAACACAG GCTGTCCCGTGCAGGTCGAGAGGCGGGGCTTGGAGGCTCACCTGTCAGAATGTAGCTTTCGCAGCAGGGAGTGTCCCAATGGTTGCGGCCACACGCTGCTCTCCATCGACCAGTCACAACATAACTGTGTAGCGGAGCTGCGCACTGAGGTGGAGATGCTCAG GGTGGAGATGCTGTGCAAGGTGGAAGAGGTGAGAAGAGAGATGGAGTCTCGGCTGGACTCGCAGAGGAGACACATGGTGCAGAAAgagtctcagctgaagaacgaGGTGGAGGAGCTCAAG GGTCAGCTATCCCGTGTGATGTGTGACATGCGTGCGCTGCTAGGTGCAGAGCGTTTGAGGAGACAAGAGCTGGCAGAGGCAGAGCTGGAAAAGAGAGAACTGCTAGAGCTCCTCAGAGACCTGCAGCCCACCAGGAGCCAGAATCCCACTGAACAGACAGCCAGGGACCAGCATCAGGGAGAGGCACAGACATCAGGCTGGGAACTCCACACCGAGCCAACCAGACAGCAACAGAGAGAGGCTTCTTCACATGCCTCCAGTCTATCACTGCATTCAGCCCAGGCTTCACATGCATCAGGCCCACCCCCATCACCACAGCTGGGTGAGGGAGGGCGCAAGGGTGGGACCCGGAGTCTGACCTTGGACTGCATCAAAAAGAAGAGCAGGGAGGTGACGGTGATCTGA